catagaaaaaagaacatagaacgcccaccctagtcacaacctggcctaaccaaaatagagaataaaaagcctctatggccagggtgtgacaggcgcacaattggcccagcgtcgtccagctatggccggtgtaggccgtcattgtaaatgagaatttgttcctATTGGCtacctagttaaatttaaaaaatggctCAACCTACCCCCCTCTCCCCTATCAATGCAACCGCTATGGGTCAAAGGTCAGGCAATTCCCCAGGAACCACTTGCCACCACGGTGTCACCCGCCGGGCTGCTAATGCCCCTCTGGAACAAGGGCAAACAGAATCCCCCCTAAACCACCTCTCCCCTTTGACCTCCCATCCATACATTGACCCCCTCATCTCCTTTTTTTTTGTTAACCTTTCCTGCTATTGATCTTCCCAGATTCCACTATCCTGGAGGGTCGGTGTGAAAATTCCCTTTGAGATATGAGTATTCAGAGTCATTACCTGCCGCCGGCTCCCGgcccggagtgtgtgtgtgaaaactcCCCACAGAGAGGGGACTCTTAAATAGGTCATTAAAGTCACCCGTTAGCCCCCAGTTTagtcggggtgtgtgtgtgtgtgtgtgtgtgtgtgtgtgtgtgtgtgtgtgtgtgtgtgtgtgtgtgtgtgtgtgtgtgtgtgtgtgtgtgtgtgtgtgtgtgtgtcatactaTTTGGGGGTCCTCATTCCTAGAGGACTGCTTGGTTCAGCAGCGTTTTTCCTTGCATTGAGAGAGTTTGGTATGACTCCCACTGGACAACATACACAGATGCATGATATTGGCTCTGACGTCTAAGGGCACAGCAGGTAAGCAAGACTGACACCCATACATCTAATAGATAGAACTTCAGATACTATCTGCTCTATTACTCTAGATCTATGTTGGATATTTAGAGGACACCTACCTCTAGACAGAAAAGATTAGGACCATGAAAATCATTTTTGAAAACTCACTCGTCCTAGTGGGAAGATCTATGAAGTTAATTTCAGATAGTATTTGATATATTTGAAATAGGAATAGACTCAATTAGAAACTGTCGTTGTTATACATGATACTGTCTCTTAGGTTGTTGGACTAAGGTTCTTGTCTTTTAGATAGAAGACCATGGAAAAACTCACTCTGCTACTCTGGCTCCTGATAGTTCCTCTTCAATCATTTGTACTTCAGCCCAGTAAGTGCTTATGAACTTTCATCATCCACAGGATCTACACACTGATTTTACATTCCCAAACTTGAAAAACGAATTCAACAATTTCTCATTTCTAATAGCTTGATTTTCTGATTCTCCTAATTGTCTGATCAGTTTGGAAAATGCATCATATGTATGTGTGCAGCAAAGGAACCTAAGTAGACTTGAATTCAGATGTTTCCACACTGCATAGGAATAATGTTTTTTTCGAACGAACCAAGTCTGTTAACATATCCCAGACTTATTCAGGCAACCTAGTCACAGGTTTGAATAGAACCGGAGCCATTTGCCAAATTTTGGTAATTAATTTAAAGTACTGTAAGAAGtggttttattttattataattcTATTCTTATATGAAAATAACAACTGCAAACTTCGTAAGATCTCTGTCAATATGGCCCACATTGTCTGTCATTTTGTAGCGATGCCTAATCTTGAGTGTCAATACTAAGATACTGCTGGGTGTGTCTAGGAGTGGAAATGATCCTCATAGAAGACTTGGTCAGAGAAACAGATCCCTGGTCAGACTGGAGAcctgagagactgagggagaccAACACAGCAGacggagaggagggtgaagaacTCACTGCAACCCACCctgaagagaagagggaggaagaggggaggagtgaggatGGACTAACTCCAGAGACTGTAtctgagaagtggagaatagaggaggagaagggggcagCAGAGCAGGAGGGCCATGAGGAAGagcgagggatggaggaagagagaacgcTGGTTGGAGTGCTTGattacagagagaagaagagatttgAAAATTGGGAGATAGAAGCTGATGAGGAacatgaagaggaggaggagagaagagataaTGGAGAGGGGAGACATGAAGAAGGGATTAGATCagatgatgaggagagaggtggtaaGGAACAGAGAGcatatggaggagaggagaaactaGAGGAAAACCTGAGAGTTGAGGAAGTTAAAGAACCCAGTGTAGATCAAAGCGAGGGAAACTACTTAGTCGTTACACACATGGACCTCCCCTCTCCAACCAGCACTTCCTCCTCTCCTGTAGAAAAAGTAATGGACACTCAACCTGTCAATCAAGCTATCAACGAACCCATGTCCCCTCCCCCTGCAGCTATGCCTGTTCCACTTTATGATGTCACTCCTCCACCTGCCACTCAACATGGCCCTCCACCAGTTacaccctctaccccctctcaagTTCCAGAGTCTGCCACTCATGCTCTCACTCAACCTGCCAGTCATATCCAAGACCCGGCTCCAGAGGCAGAGGAGGCCATCTCATTGGTGGACAGTGAGCTCATTATGGTTCAGAGTGTGACTGACAGCTCCCAGACAAATctcagggagggggagagttTTGTTTCGCAGTCGATGGAGGTCAAAGTTGGCCCAATTATCAAGGTTTCAGTCAACGACAATCAGACTGAGAGGAACAGCATTGTTTTTCTCAAAGAGACAGAAAATACAGTCAAGCAGCTAAAGTCTACAGACAAACCAAAACAAGCAAAACCCACAGCCAAGGAACTGCAACCTACAGCCAAACCAAAAGAGATGACAAAACCAACAGCCAAACCCAAAGTGACGGTACAGACAAGCTCCACACCCAAAACACAACAGACAAACCATACACCCAAAACACTACAGACAAAACGTACACCCAAAACACAACAGACAAAACCTACAGCCAAACCAGCAGTGCCAAAACACACAATGAATCTGACACAGACCACCAAGAGTATCAAGACAAAGACAGGGAAACATCAAAAGAAAGACAAAATAAATGAGAGGAAAGGTAAACCTCTGAAAAAGGACAACAAAACCAAAGAGACAAAACAGGAAAAGAAGGAAGGCACAAATCCTGCATACTTCCCCTACTTCAAAGACAGCTACTGTCCCCCGGAGTGTGCCTGCTATGGACGGTGAGATGTTCTCGGACTAAATCATTTTATCATTATGCTATTTCCATATTGTCACAGTCTTATTTAATCACCCAAACCATGTTGTACAGTAATGTTTGTGACGTGCATTACTCCAATGTTTTCTATTGTCCCCTTTCCCAGAGTGGTCCAGTGTTCCGACAAGGGGCTGGAGAAGGTTCCGTACGGCATCCCTTATAACTCCCGCTACGTCCTCCTGATGAACAACCGCATCGACAGCATTCAGCTGGACCTGCTCAATGAGTACCTGTCCATGGAGTTCCTGGTGCTCAGCAACAACCGGCTGACAGACGGCTCCATCGAGGGGGCCTTCGAGGGCATCCCGGCCCTGAGGCGGCTCTACCTGGACCGGAACCTACTGGAGAGTGTGCCCACAGACCTGCCCGCCTCCCTGGAAGAGCTGCGTCTGGATAACAACCAGCTTAACGTGATGTCGGAGGGAGCCTGGGCCAACTGCCCCAGCCTGCTGGTCCTCAGCCTGAGCAACAACAGCCTGGGGAATGGGAATGATACTCTCCCCGCCAGTGTGCTCTCACCTCTGGGCAGCCTGCGCACGCTGAGCCTGGACCACAACCGGCTGGCCTCTGTGCCTCTTGGCTTACCTCTATCTATCAGGGAGTTGTACCTCCGTGGCAACCTTATCCAGCAGTTTCCAGGGGAGGCCTTCGTGGGTACCTCGGAGCTGGTGATTCTGGATCTGAGTGCTAACCGGCTAACCAACCATGGCCTTCTCAGGGAGTCCCTCATCAACGCCACCCACCTGGAGAGCCTCAACTTAGAGGGCAACCAGCTCAAGAAGGTACCCCGccacctcccctcttccctcaaaACCCTGAACCTGGAGGGCAACCTCATCTCCTCCCTGGGCAAAGCCtccttcctccacctcccccacCTGGAGCACCTGGGCCTGGCCAGGAACAAGATAGCCAGGGTGGCCTCGGGGGCCTTCAGGGCGCTGCCTGTCCTGCACCAGCTGGACCTGTGTCACAATGCCCTGAGCCAGGTGCCCAGGCAGCTGCCCCGGGGGCTACACTCAGTGGCACTCACACACAACAAGATCCACTCAGTGCCCCGCGACGCCTTCTGCTGGGGGGGTTCAGACCCCGGCCTCAGCAGCCTGGTGCTGGTGCAGCTGGAGCACAACCTCATAGACCTGGGCCACATGGACGCAAAAGCCTTCCACTGCCTCAGAGGCTTCCAGATGGTACACTTCTACTGAGCTGCAGTCTATAGAATCCTGCAGGACAGTCAAACTGCAAATATAGATTATAGACAATCCAACAACTGAAACCAATTGCAGGGGTTTTTCTGCTCAACCTGAAAGTCCGTTGGGCTCTAAAATGGCGGTAAAATGTTCTGCAATACACAGAGAAACAAACATCATGTCGGGAGCTGATTTTGATTCAACATTACAAGGTAACAATGCAAGATGGCCAGTTGAGTGAACTTGGATCTCAATGTGGAtagctatactgtactgtatgtcgtCGCTTGGGTAAAGCTGTGATTGATGGAAGCCGTGATATGTGTTCAGAGAAAATACTTACTGGAACCGCTCCCATGAAGTCTGTGTTGAAAGACTATGGCCTACTTAAAGGTCAATGAtgccacatacagttgaagtcggaagttttcatacaccttagacaaattcatttaaactcagtttttcacaattcatgacatttaatcctagtagaaattccctgtcgttggtcagttaggatcaccactgttttaagaatgtgaaatgtcagaataatagtagagagaattaattatttcagcttttatttcttacatcacattcccagtgggtcagaagtttacatacactcaattggtattttgtagcattgcctttaaattgtttaacttgggttaaacgtttcgggtagccttccacaagcttcccacaataagttgggtgaattttgggccattcctcctgacagagctggtgtaactgagtcaggtttgtaggcctccttgcttccacatgccttttcagttctgcccacacattttctatgggattgaggtcaggggtttgtggccactccaataccttgactttgttgtccttaagccattttgccacaactttggaagtatgcttggtgtcattgtcaatttggaagacccatttgcgaccaagctttaacttcctgaccgatgtcttgagatgttgcttcaatatatcaacataattttccttctcatgatgccatctattttgtgaagtgcaccagtccctcctgcagcaaagcacggttgggatggtgttcttcggcttgcaagtctccccctttttcctctaaacataacgatggtcattgcggccaaacaggtctatttttgtttcatcagaccaaaggacatttctccaaaaagtacaacctttgtccccatgtgcagttgcaaaccgtagtctggcttttttatggcagttttggagcagtggcttcttccttgctgagcggcctttcaggttatgttgatataggactcattttactgtggatatagatacttttgtacctgttttcctcaagcatcttcacaaggtcctttgctgttgttctgggattgatttgcactttttgcaccaaagtacgttcatctctaggagacagaacgcgtctccttcctgagcagtatgatggctgctccttcctgagcagtatgatggctggtttttatacttgcgtgctattgtttgtacagatgaatatggtaccttcaggcatttggaaattgctcccaaggatgaaccagacttgtggaggtctacaattttttttctgaggtcttggctgatttatttagatttttcccatgatgtcaagtaaagaggcactgagtttgaaggtaggccttgaaatacatccctaggtac
This Oncorhynchus clarkii lewisi isolate Uvic-CL-2024 chromosome 21, UVic_Ocla_1.0, whole genome shotgun sequence DNA region includes the following protein-coding sequences:
- the LOC139379575 gene encoding extracellular matrix protein 2; translation: MEKLTLLLWLLIVPLQSFVLQPRVEMILIEDLVRETDPWSDWRPERLRETNTADGEEGEELTATHPEEKREEEGRSEDGLTPETVSEKWRIEEEKGAAEQEGHEEERGMEEERTLVGVLDYREKKRFENWEIEADEEHEEEEERRDNGEGRHEEGIRSDDEERGGKEQRAYGGEEKLEENLRVEEVKEPSVDQSEGNYLVVTHMDLPSPTSTSSSPVEKVMDTQPVNQAINEPMSPPPAAMPVPLYDVTPPPATQHGPPPVTPSTPSQVPESATHALTQPASHIQDPAPEAEEAISLVDSELIMVQSVTDSSQTNLREGESFVSQSMEVKVGPIIKVSVNDNQTERNSIVFLKETENTVKQLKSTDKPKQAKPTAKELQPTAKPKEMTKPTAKPKVTVQTSSTPKTQQTNHTPKTLQTKRTPKTQQTKPTAKPAVPKHTMNLTQTTKSIKTKTGKHQKKDKINERKGKPLKKDNKTKETKQEKKEGTNPAYFPYFKDSYCPPECACYGRVVQCSDKGLEKVPYGIPYNSRYVLLMNNRIDSIQLDLLNEYLSMEFLVLSNNRLTDGSIEGAFEGIPALRRLYLDRNLLESVPTDLPASLEELRLDNNQLNVMSEGAWANCPSLLVLSLSNNSLGNGNDTLPASVLSPLGSLRTLSLDHNRLASVPLGLPLSIRELYLRGNLIQQFPGEAFVGTSELVILDLSANRLTNHGLLRESLINATHLESLNLEGNQLKKVPRHLPSSLKTLNLEGNLISSLGKASFLHLPHLEHLGLARNKIARVASGAFRALPVLHQLDLCHNALSQVPRQLPRGLHSVALTHNKIHSVPRDAFCWGGSDPGLSSLVLVQLEHNLIDLGHMDAKAFHCLRGFQMVHFY